The genomic segment TTCCGGTTGAGAAAGTCGAGCACGATGCGCCCGGTGGGCGTGGGTTTGATGTCCTGCTCGCCCACCGGCGTCGTCGGATTCACCAGGACCACGTTCTGCCCGGCGCGCGCCGCCTCCAGCACCACCTGCTCAGCCAGGAACTTGGAGCGCTTGTAGTGACCGATCATGTCGCCGAGCGCGACCGGGGAATCCTCATCCGCCGGACGGCCGTTCCCGGTGAAGCCCATGGTGGCCACGCTCGAGGTGTACACCACGCGTCGGACTCCGGCTTCCTGTGCGGCTTTCAAGATGGCCCGCGTGCCCTCGACGTTCGAGCGATACATGGCCTCGGGCTCCCGAGTCCACAGGCGATAGTCGGCAGCGACGTGAAACACCAGCTCGCAGCCCGACATCGCGCGCCGCAGTGAATCCGAATCCCCCAGGTCTCCGGTCACCCGCTCGGCCGAAAGGCCCTCAATGTTCTCGGTGCGGCTGGTGGGACGCACCAGCAACCGCAGCTCGGCTCCCTGCCCGGCCAGGGCGCGGGCCACGTGGCTTCCCACAAAGCCGGTGGCGCCGGTGACAAAAGCTCTCATACGTCCAGCGTGTCGAGGTCAGTCAAGCTTCTCGGGCTCGATACCGATGTTGGTTTCGCCTGCCCGGCGCTTCTCCCAGTATTTGCGCACCCAGGCTTCCCAGCTCCGGCCCGCGGCCGTGTCGCGTCCGCTGAAGGATAGGGCGGCGATCTCCGCGTAAGTGATGCTGAGCTTCTCATCGCTGCCCGCGGGCAGGACGCGGATGCGGGAACTCTTCAGGTCCGTGCCATGCCGCCGGTCGAAGACGTAGCCCTCGATCCTGCGGCCGTCCTTGAGCGTGAGGGTGACATCGCCGCGGTAGTCAAAGGCCTGGTCCAGGACGGCGCGCAACTCTGCCTCACCCGCCAGCGGCGGCACCCAGCCTTCCAGGTTCTCGTGTTGAGTGCCCGGCGCGACTTCGAGCGCTTCGGGGTCGTGTGTCGGCCTGAGGTTCTGTGACATGACTTGTATGTCCTTGGGCGTCCTTTAGACGCTCGTCTCCTGCGCGGCGGGAGACTCGATCTTCACCAGCGGGTTATAGGCGTGCACCGGCCGCACCGGCTGCTGGAGCATCTCGAGCGCCCGCTCGTCCGGGTAAGCGCTCTGCATGGTGGCCCGCACCGTGCGCAGGAATCCGCGCAGCGAGCCAAAGGTGTCATTCACCGCCGAGGTCTCATACCCGCAGTGCACCATGCAGTTGGCGCATTTCGGATTCCCCGATTCTGTTCCGTACTGCTCCCAGGGTGTGGCCGTCATCAGTTCCTGGAAGCTCTCGGCGTAGCCGTCCTGCAGCAGGTAGCAGGGTTTCTGCCAGCCGAAGATGTTGTAGGTAGGCATGCCCCAGGCGGAGCAGGCGTATTGCCGCTCGCCCATCAGGAACTCCAGGAAGAGTGGCGACTGGTTGAAGTGCCAGCTCTTCTTGCGATTGGAGAGGATGGCGCGGAACAGCTTGCGGGTGCGCGCCCGGCCCAGGAAGTGCTTCTGGTCGGGGGCCTTGTCATAGGAGTAGCCGGGAGAGAGCATCATGCCCTCGACGCCCAGCTGCATCATCTCGTCGAAGAAGTCGCGCACGCTGTTGGGATCGGCGCCATCGAAGAGAGTGGTATTGGTGGTGACGCGGAAGCCGCGTGCCAGCGCTTCGCGGATGGCCTCGGCGGCGATGTCGTATCCGCCCTCGCGGCACACGGAGAAGTCGTGGTGCTCGCGCTGTCCGTCCATGTGCACCGAGAAGGTCAGGTACTTGCTGGGCCTGAAGCGGTCGAGCTTCTCCTTGAGCAGCAGCGCGTTGGTGCAGAGATAGACGTACTTGCGGCGCGCCACCAGGCCCTCGACGATCTTCTCGATCTGGGTGTGCATCAGCGGCTCGCCGCCCGGAATGCTCACCACCGGCGTCCCACATTCCTCCACCGCGCGGAAGCACTCCTCGGGCGTGAGTTCCTTCTTCAGGATGTGGGGCGGATACTGGATCTTGCCGCAGCCCGCACAGGCCAGGTTGCAGCGGAAGAGCGGCTCCAGCATGAGGACCAGGGGATAGCGCTTCCGCCCGGCGATCTTCTGCCGCAGGACGTAGGTCGCGACCGTCCACATCTGCGAAACAGGTACCGGCACAGGTTCCTTTCCTCAGCCTTCCAGGGTTCCAACGTCGGACGACAAGCGGCCTTCGTTCTCCGCCGCCATCACTTTGGCATAGGTGGTCAACGCCAGCAGCGGGAAATAGTCCCGGTACAGGTGATACGCGAGATAAAAGACCCGCGGGAACCCGGTGCCGGTGAAATTCTGTTCATCCCAGGAGCCATCCTTCTTCTGGGTGCGCAGCAGGTAGGCGATGCCGCGGGCGGCGCAATCGCTGCGAGTGTCGCCGGCGGCCAGCAGTCCCATCACCGCCCAGGCGGTCTGCGAAGGAGTGCTGGGGCCGACGCCCTTGGTGTTGGCGTCGTCGTAGGAGCCACAAGTCTCGCCCCAGCCGCCGTCGGAGTTCTGCACCATGCGCAGCCACTCCGCCGCCTGCTGGATGTAGGGCTCGTGGTTGTCCACGCCCATGGCCTCCAACCCGCGCAGCACCTGCATGGTGCCGTAGATGTAGTTCACGCCCCAGCGGCCGAACCAGGAACCGTCGGTCTCCTGGTGCCGGCGGATGAATTCGATGGCCCGCTCGACCACGGGGTCCTGGCGGGAGTATCCATGGTCCGCCAGCATCTCCAGCACCCGCCCGGTGATGTCCACGGTGGGCGGATCGAGCATGGCGTTGTGGTCGGCGAAGGGGACGTACTGGAAGACCATGCGCGTGTTATCGCGGTCGAAGGAGGCCCAGCCGCCGTCCCGGCACTGCATGGAGAGCACCCAGCGCAGGGCGCGGTCCACCGATTCGTGCTGATAACGCTCGTTGGGATGGTCCACCCGGCTGAGCGCCAGCATCACCATGACCGTATCGTCCACGTCGGGATAGAACTCGTTGTTGAACTCGAAGTACCAGCCCGCGGGCTCGGCTTGCTTGTTCTTGACGCACCAGTCGCCGCGATGCGTGACCTGCTTCTTGAGCATCCAGTCGGCGGCGGCCACCAGGCGCGGCTCGTTCCCGGCCACGCCACTCTCGCCCAGGGCGAAGGCGACGATGGCGGTGTCCCACACCGGGGACTTGCAGGGCTGCATGCGGAATGTGTCTTCTTCCTCGATACCCAGGGCCTCGAACTCGTCCATGGCCCGGATGAACTGCGGGTCGTCCACCGAATAGCCCAGGCAGCGCAGGGCGATGATGCCGTTCATCATGGCGGGATAGATGGCGCCCAGGCCGTCGCTCATCTCCATGCGCGCCAGCATCCACTTCTCCGCCTGGCGGATGGCGATGGAGCGCAGCGGCCGCACGTGCACCGCTTCGAACCAGTGGGTCATGCGGTCCAGCACCAGGAACAGGTTGCGCCAGCTCACCAGCTTGGGCGACCACTTCAGCCGCATGTCGGAGCGGCTGCGGCCATGCAGGAACAGCTCCTCCACTCCCATCTCCGCCGGGATCTTCTTGAAGGGCTTCTTGGCGTAGGCGATGGAGAGCGGCACCAGGATGGCCCGCGACCAGGAGGAGATCTCGTAGATGTTGAACCAGAACCAGCGCGGGAACAGCACGATCTCCGGCGGGATGGCGGGCACGGAGTAATAGTCGTACTGCCCGAAGAAGCACAGGTAGATTTTGGTGAAGGTGTTGACCTGGGTGACGCCGCCCAGCTCCAGGATCTTCTTGCGGGCGCGCTGCAGCGCTGGATGGTCGGCCCTGTAGCCGGCCAGCTTCAGCCCGAAGTAGCCCTTGACCGAGGCGCTGACGTTCGAGGGCCCGCCGTGATAGATGCTCCAGCCGCCGTCGGGGTTCTGGTGCTGCAGGACGTAGCGCGCGGCCTTGGCGATGCGCTCCGGGTCGCCGGTGCCCAGCAGGGCGTGCAGCAGGATGTAGTCGGACTCGAGCGTGCTATCGGCTTCGAGCTCGCCGCACCAGTAGCCCTGCTCGTTCTGGATGGAGAACAGGTAGCGGCGGACGGCGTCGGTGGCCGCGGCCACGCGGCTCAACATGTCGTCGAGCTTGCCGAACAGCAGGTGCACCGGCTGGCGCCCGGCCGCCGAAGGATTCTCCATGGCGTTACTCCGCGGCCGCGGGCGTGGGAGCAGCGGCGATGGCTTGCACGATCTCCGGCGGCAGCCCGAAGCGGACGTTCTCCGGCATCACCTCGACCTCGCGCACGTTGGTGAATCCGGCGTTGGCCAGGAAGGTGATCACCTCTTCCACCAGGCACTCGGGAGCGGAGGCTCCCGCGGTCAGCGCCAGGGTCTTCACCCCTTCCAGCCACTCCGGGCGGATGGCGCGGAAGTTCTCGATCAGGTGCGAGGACGTTCCCAGGTTGCGCGCCACCTCCACCAGACGGTTGGAGTTGGAGCTGTTGTCGGAACCCACCACCAGCAGCAGATCGGCGTCTCCGGAGATGTCCTTGACCGCGATCTGCCGGTTCTCGGTGGCGTAGCAGATGTCCTGGGCGTGTGGGCCCTCGATGTTGGGGAACTTGCTGCGCAGGGCGGCGATGATGTCTTTGGTCTCGTCCAGGCTCAGCGTGGTCTGGGTGATGTAGGCGATGCGGTTGGGGTCGGGCACCACCAGCGACTCGACTTCTTCGGGCGTGCCCACCACCTGGGTGACCAGGGGCGCCTCGCCCAATGTGCCGATCACCTCGTCGTGGTCGCGGTGTCCAATGAGAATGATGGTGTAGCCCTCGCTGGCGTACTTGACGGCCTCCACGTGCACCTTGGTCACCAGCGGACAGGTGGCGTCAATCACCCGCAGCGCGCGGCGCTCGCTGGCCTCGCGTACCTCTGGGGAAACTCCGTGGGCGCTGTAGATTACACGCTCCCCGTTCGGAACCTCGCGCACGCTATCCACGAAGATGGCGCCCTTGGCCGAAAGCTCCTCCACGACGTAGCGGTTGTGGACGATCTCCTTGCGGACGTAGATGGGCGGGCCGAAGGTCTCCAGCGCGATGCGCACGATGTCGATCGCACGCACCACTCCCGCGCAAAAGCCGCGGGGCTTAAGCAAAAGCAGGGTTTTGTCGTTCCTGGAAGCGCTCATTCGGCTCCACTAAGTATAAGGGTTTGGCCCGGTTTCTGGAAGCTTGAACGTACCGCCGGCGTTCCCTTTCGGTCAACGTAAGCCCAAGAAAGGGCGGGAATTAGGATGGCACTAATATAGCTGACTCACCAAGGGCCGAACGGTCGCCTGCCTCAGACGTTGGTCTTCAGTAGTTGCTCGGCGTGTTTGCGCGAGGTCTCGCTGAGCTTCGCGCCGCTCAACATGCGGGCGATCTCCTCGGTGCGCTCGGCGGGCTCCAGCCGGCGGATGCGGGTGCGGCTGCGGCCCCCAACTTCCCGTTTTTCGATGGCGTAGTGGTGGTCGGCGAAGGAGGCGATCTGCGGCAGGTGGGTGACGCAAATCACCTGGTTCCCTGCTGCCAGCGCCTTGAGCTTGCGGCCCACGGCCTCGGCAGCGCGCCCGCCGATTCCGGAGTCGATCTCGTCGAAGATCAGGGTGCGGGAAACGGAGGGTGGGCGAGACGCCCGCCGGACAGCCGGTGAGACGCCGGCGCTACTCTCGACCGTCGCTTTGAGCGCCAGCATCACCCGCGAGAGCTCGCCGCCGGAGGCAATCTTCTCCACCGGGCCCAACGGCTCGCCGGGATTGGCGGAAATCAGGTAAGTCACATGGTCAAGGCCCGAGGCCGTCCAGCGCTTCTCCTCTTCGGCGCTCTCCACCTCGATGCGGAAACTCGCCTGCATGGCCAGGTCGTTCACTTCCTTCTCGACCAGCTTCTCCAGCGTCTTGGCGGCCTGCTGGCGCTTCTTGGAGATGGCGTGGGCGGCGGTCAGGTATTCGTCCACCACCGCGGCCAGTTCCTTCCCCAGTTGGCGCAGGACTTCGTCCTTGTTCTCCACCTCGTCCAACTTCCGTGAGACGTCCTGCCAGCAGG from the Terriglobales bacterium genome contains:
- the hpnH gene encoding adenosyl-hopene transferase HpnH, coding for MPVPVSQMWTVATYVLRQKIAGRKRYPLVLMLEPLFRCNLACAGCGKIQYPPHILKKELTPEECFRAVEECGTPVVSIPGGEPLMHTQIEKIVEGLVARRKYVYLCTNALLLKEKLDRFRPSKYLTFSVHMDGQREHHDFSVCREGGYDIAAEAIREALARGFRVTTNTTLFDGADPNSVRDFFDEMMQLGVEGMMLSPGYSYDKAPDQKHFLGRARTRKLFRAILSNRKKSWHFNQSPLFLEFLMGERQYACSAWGMPTYNIFGWQKPCYLLQDGYAESFQELMTATPWEQYGTESGNPKCANCMVHCGYETSAVNDTFGSLRGFLRTVRATMQSAYPDERALEMLQQPVRPVHAYNPLVKIESPAAQETSV
- the ispH gene encoding 4-hydroxy-3-methylbut-2-enyl diphosphate reductase gives rise to the protein MSASRNDKTLLLLKPRGFCAGVVRAIDIVRIALETFGPPIYVRKEIVHNRYVVEELSAKGAIFVDSVREVPNGERVIYSAHGVSPEVREASERRALRVIDATCPLVTKVHVEAVKYASEGYTIILIGHRDHDEVIGTLGEAPLVTQVVGTPEEVESLVVPDPNRIAYITQTTLSLDETKDIIAALRSKFPNIEGPHAQDICYATENRQIAVKDISGDADLLLVVGSDNSSNSNRLVEVARNLGTSSHLIENFRAIRPEWLEGVKTLALTAGASAPECLVEEVITFLANAGFTNVREVEVMPENVRFGLPPEIVQAIAAAPTPAAAE
- the shc gene encoding squalene--hopene cyclase; protein product: MENPSAAGRQPVHLLFGKLDDMLSRVAAATDAVRRYLFSIQNEQGYWCGELEADSTLESDYILLHALLGTGDPERIAKAARYVLQHQNPDGGWSIYHGGPSNVSASVKGYFGLKLAGYRADHPALQRARKKILELGGVTQVNTFTKIYLCFFGQYDYYSVPAIPPEIVLFPRWFWFNIYEISSWSRAILVPLSIAYAKKPFKKIPAEMGVEELFLHGRSRSDMRLKWSPKLVSWRNLFLVLDRMTHWFEAVHVRPLRSIAIRQAEKWMLARMEMSDGLGAIYPAMMNGIIALRCLGYSVDDPQFIRAMDEFEALGIEEEDTFRMQPCKSPVWDTAIVAFALGESGVAGNEPRLVAAADWMLKKQVTHRGDWCVKNKQAEPAGWYFEFNNEFYPDVDDTVMVMLALSRVDHPNERYQHESVDRALRWVLSMQCRDGGWASFDRDNTRMVFQYVPFADHNAMLDPPTVDITGRVLEMLADHGYSRQDPVVERAIEFIRRHQETDGSWFGRWGVNYIYGTMQVLRGLEAMGVDNHEPYIQQAAEWLRMVQNSDGGWGETCGSYDDANTKGVGPSTPSQTAWAVMGLLAAGDTRSDCAARGIAYLLRTQKKDGSWDEQNFTGTGFPRVFYLAYHLYRDYFPLLALTTYAKVMAAENEGRLSSDVGTLEG
- the hpnA gene encoding hopanoid-associated sugar epimerase, with the protein product MRAFVTGATGFVGSHVARALAGQGAELRLLVRPTSRTENIEGLSAERVTGDLGDSDSLRRAMSGCELVFHVAADYRLWTREPEAMYRSNVEGTRAILKAAQEAGVRRVVYTSSVATMGFTGNGRPADEDSPVALGDMIGHYKRSKFLAEQVVLEAARAGQNVVLVNPTTPVGEQDIKPTPTGRIVLDFLNRKFPAYVDTGLNLVDVAEVARGHIAAAEKAQPGERYILGGENLTLKQILDKLAALTGLPAPTVKLPYAVALVSGAVDTFFTGMLLGREPRVTLDAVRMGRKKMFASSAKAERELGWKVVPVEAALGRAAEWFRNHGYVTA